A genomic segment from Capra hircus breed San Clemente chromosome 7, ASM170441v1, whole genome shotgun sequence encodes:
- the UPF1 gene encoding regulator of nonsense transcripts 1 isoform X1, with protein MSVEAYGPSSQTLTFLDTEEAELLGADTQGSEFEFTDFTLPSQTQTPPGGPGGGGAGAPVGAGPGAAAGQLDAQVGGPEGILQNGAVDDSVAKTSQLLAELNFEEDEEDTYYTKDLPVHACSYCGIHDPACVVYCNTSKKWFCNGRGNTSGSHIVNHLVRAKCKEVTLHKDGPLGETVLECYNCGCRNVFLLGFIPAKADSVVVLLCRQPCASQSSLKDINWDSSQWQPLIQDRCFLSWLVKIPSEQEQLRARQITAQQINKLEELWKENPSATLEDLEKPGVDEEPQHVLLRYEDAYQYQNIFGPLVKLEADYDKKLKESQTQDNITVRWDLGLNKKRIAYFTLPKTDSGNEDLVIIWLRDMRLMQGDEICLRYKGDLAPLWKGIGHVIKVPDNYGDEIAIELRSSVGAPVEVTHNFQVDFVWKSTSFDRMQSALKTFAVDETSVSGYIYHKLLGHEVEDVIIKCQLPKRFTAQGLPDLNHSQVYAVKTVLQRPLSLIQGPPGTGKTVTSATIVYHLARQGNGPVLVCAPSNIAVDQLTEKIHQTGLKVVRLCAKSREAIDSPVSFLALHNQIRNMDSMPELQKLQQLKDETGELSSADEKRYRALKRTAERELLMNADVICCTCVGAGDPRLAKMQFRSILIDESTQATEPECMVPVVLGAKQLILVGDHCQLGPVVMCKKAAKAGLSQSLFERLVVLGIRPIRLQVQYRMHPALSAFPSNIFYEGSLQNGVTAADRVKKGFDFQWPQPDKPMFFYVTQGQEEIASSGTSYLNRTEAANVEKITTKLLKAGAKPDQIGIITPYEGQRSYLVQYMQFSGSLHTKLYQEVEIASVDAFQGREKDFIILSCVRANEHQGIGFLNDPRRLNVALTRARYGVIIVGNPKALSKQPLWNHLLNYYKEQKVLVEGPLNNLRESLMQFSKPRKLVNTINPGARFMTTAMYDAREAIIPGSVYDRSSQGRPSNMYFQTHDQIGMISAGPSHVAAMNIPIPFNLVMPPMPPPGYFGQANGPAAGRGTPKGKTGRGGRQKNRFGLPGPSQTNLPNSQASQDVASQPFSQGALTQGYISMSQPSQMSQPGLSQPELSQDSYLGDEFKSQIDVALSQDSTYQGERAYQHGGVTGLSQY; from the exons GTTGGTGGCCCTGAGGGCATCCTGCAGAACGGGGCCGTGGACGACAGCGTGGCCAAGACCAGCCAGTTGTTGGCCGAGTTGAACtttgaagaagatgaagaagataCCTATTACACAAAGGATCTCCCTGTACACGCCTGCAG TTACTGTGGAATACATGATCCTGCTTGCGTGGTTTACTGTAACACCAGCAAGAAGTGGTTCTGTAATGGACGTGGAAATACTTCTGGCAG ccacattgtaaatcaccttGTGAGGGCAAAATGCAAAGAGGTGACCCTGCACAAGGATGGGCCCCTAGGGGAGACGGTTCTGGAGTGTTACAACTGCGGCTGCCGCAACGTCTTCCTCCTCGGCTTCATCCCTGCCAAGGCTGACTCGGTTGTGGTGCTGCTGTGCAG GCAGCCCTGTGCCAGTCAGAGCAGCCTCAAGGACATCAACTGGGACAGCTCCCAGTGGCAGCCCCTGATCCAGGACCGGTGCTTCCTGTCCTGGCTGGTCAAGATCCCTTCTGAGCAGGAGCAGCTGCGGGCGCGGCAGATCACTGCCCAGCAGATCAACAAGCTGGAGGAGCTCTGGAAG GAGAACCCTTCTGCCACCTTGGAGGACCTGGAGAAGCCCGGAGTGGATGAGGAGCCGCAGCACGTCCTCTTGCGCTACGAGGACGCCTACCAGTACCAGAACATATTCGGGCCTCTGGTCAAGCTGGAGGCTGACTACGACAAGAAGCTGAAAGAGTCGCAG ACTCAAGATAACATCACGGTCAGGTGGGACCTGGGCCTTAACAAGAAGAGAATCGCCTACTTCACTTTGCCCAAGACTGACTCTGGTAATGAGGATTTAGTCATAATTTGGTTAAGAG ACATGCGGCTCATGCAAGGGGATGAGATATGCCTGCGGTACAAAGGGGACCTGGCGCCCCTCTGGAAAGGGATCGGCCACGTCATCAAGGTCCCTGATA ATTATGGTGATGAGATTGCCATTGAGCTTCGGAGCAGTGTGGGTGCCCCTGTGGAGGTGACTCATAACTTCCAGGTGGATTTCGTGTGGAAGTCAACCTCATTTGACAG AATGCAGAGCGCACTGAAAACCTTTGCCGTGGACGAGACCTCCGTGTCGGGCTACATCTACCATAAACTGCTTGGCCACGAGGTGGAGGATGTGATCATCAAGTGCCAGCTGCCCAAGCGCTTCACGGCACAGGGGCTCCCTGACCTCAACCACTCTCAG GTTTACGCCGTGAAGACTGTGCTGCAGAGACCGCTGAGTCTGATCCAGGGCCCACCGGGCACAGGAAAGACCGTGACCTCAGCCACCATCGTCTACCACCTGGCTCGGCAAGGCAACGG GCCCGTGCTGGTCTGTGCTCCAAGCAACATAGCCGTGGATCAGCTGACTGAGAAGATCCACCAGACCGGGCTGAAAGTCGTGCGGCTCTGCGCCAAGAGCCGCGAGGCCATAGACTCCCCGGTGTCCTTCTTGGCCCTGCACAACCAGATCAGGAACATGGACAG CATGCCAGAGCTCCAGAAGCTGCAGCAGCTGAAGGATGAGACCGGGGAGCTGTCATCGGCGGACGAGAAGCGTTACAGAGCCCTGAAGCGCACTGCCGAGAGGGAGCTGCTCATG AACGCAGATGTCATCTGCTGCACGTGTGTGGGCGCAGGAGACCCGAGGCTCGCCAAGATGCAGTTCCGCTCCATTTTGATCGACGAAAGCACGCAGGCCACCGAGCCAGAGTGCATGGTGCCTGTGGTCCTTGGAGCCAAGCAG CTGATCCTCGTGGGTGACCACTGCCAGCTGGGCCCTGTGGTGATGTGCAAGAAGGCCGCCAAGGCCGGGCTGTCGCAGTCGCTCTTTGAGCGCCTGGTGGTGCTGGGCATCCGCCCCATCCGCCTCCAGGTCCAGTACCGGATGCACCCCGCGCTCAGCGCCTTCCCATCCAACATCTTCTACGAGGGCTCTCTCCAGAACGGCGTTACCGCAG CGGATCGTGTAAAGAAGGGGTTTGACTTTCAGTGGCCCCAACCGGATAAACCAATGTTCTTCTATGTGACCCAGGGCCAAGAGGAGATTGCCAGCTCGGGCACCTCCTACCTGAACAG GACGGAGGCTGCAAACGTGGAGAAGATCACCACGAAGCTGCTGAAGGCAGGCGCCAAGCCGGACCAGATCGGCATCATCACCCCCTACGAGGGCCAGCGCTCCTACCTGGTGCAGTACATGCAGTTCAGCGGCTCCCTGCACACCAAGCTCTACCAG GAGGTGGAGATTGCCAGTGTGGACGCGTTCCAGGGCCGCGAGAAGGACTTCATCATCCTCTCCTGTGTGCGGGCCAATGAGCACCAAGGCATTGGATTTTTGAATGACCCCAGGCGCCTCAACGTGGCCTTGACCAGAGCACG ATATGGGGTCATTATCGTGGGTAACCCGAAGGCCCTGTCCAAGCAGCCGTTGTGGAACCACCTGCTGAACTACTACAAGGAGCAGAAGGTGCTGGTGGAGGGACCCCTGAACAACCTGCGGGAGAGCCTCATGCAGTTCAGCAAGCCCAGGAAGCTGGTCAACACCATCAACCCG GGAGCCCGCTTCATGACGACAGCCATGTATGATGCCCGGGAGGCCATCATCCCAGGGTCGGTCTACGACCGGAGCAGCCAGG GCCGGCCCTCGAACATGTACTTCCAGACCCACGACCAGATCGGCATGATCAGTGCCGGCCCCAGCCACGTGGCTGCCATGAACATCCCCATTCCCTTCAACCTGGTCATGCCGCCCATGCCACCACCGGGGTATTTTGGACAAGCTAACGGGCCAGCCGCAG GCCGCGGCACCCCAAAAGGCAAGACTGGTCGTGGGGGGCGCCAGAAGAACCGCTTTGGGCTTCCTGGGCCCAGTCAGACGAACCTCCCCAACAGCCAGGCCAGCCAGGATGTGGCGTCCCAGCCCTTCTCCCAGGGCGCCCTGACCCAAGGCTACATCTCCATGAGCCAGCCCTCCCAGATGAGCCAGCCCGGCCTCTCCCAGCCTGAGCTGTCCCAG GACAGTTACCTTGGGGATGAGTTTAAGTCACAGATCGACGTGGCGCTGTCGCAAGACTCCACATACCAGGGCGAGCGGGCGTACCAGCACGGTGGAGTGACGGGGCTGTCCCAGTACTAG
- the GDF1 gene encoding embryonic growth/differentiation factor 1, whose translation MPPLCRRPGRQVLLLLALLLPSSPPACAPAPPGPAAALLQALGLPDVPRGAPKSRPVPPVMWRLFRRRDHQEARADPRRMSPRATLRPCHVEELGVAGNIVRHVLDSGAAARSPEPASAAGQCPEWTVVFDLSAVEPAERPSQARLEVRFAAAEATAGTTGGWELSVAPAGAGLGRVGLRQVVPTLGQPVRAELLGSIWARNASAPRSLRLTLALRHRTLAACARLAEASLLLVTLDQRLCHSLARPRREAEPPVGGGSGDSCRARRLYVSFREVGWHRWVIAPRGFLANYCQGKCALPAVLSEAGGAPALNHAVLRTLMHAAAPGAAGLPCCVPARLSPISVLFFDNSDNVVLRRYEDMAVDECGCR comes from the exons ATGCCACCTCTGTGCCGCCGTCCGGGCCGCCAAGTCCTCCTCCTACTGGCCCTGCTATTGCCCTCATCACCCCCGGCCTGCGCTCCCGCGCCCCCGGGCCCCGCCGCCGCCCTGCTCCAGGCTCTCGGATTGCCCGACGTGCCCCGGGGCGCCCCCAAATCCCGGCCCGTACCCCCTGTCATGTGGCGCCTGTTCCGCCGCCGGGACCACCAGGAGGCCAGGGCGGACCCGCGGAGGATGTCCCCGAGGGCGACCTTGCGGCCGTGCCACGTGGAGGAGCTGGGGGTCGCCGGAAACATCGTGCGCCACGTCCTGGACAGCG GAGCGGCCGCCCGCTCCCCGGAACCCGCCTCAGCCGCAGGGCAGTGCCCTGAGTGGACCGTCGTCTTCGACCTGTCGGCCGTGGAACCAGCCGAGCGCCCGAGCCAGGCCCGCCTGGAGGTGCGCTTCGCGGCTGCGGAGGCGACAGCGGGGACGACCGGCGGCTGGGAACTGAGTGTGGCGCCGGCGGGAGCAGGCCTCGGGCGGGTGGGGCTCCGTCAGGTGGTGCCCACCCTGGGACAGCCGGTGCGTGCTGAGCTGCTGGGCTCCATCTGGGCCCGCAACGCCTCGGCGCCCCGCAGCCTCCGCCTGACGCTGGCGCTGCGTCACCGGACCCTCGCGGCCTGCGCGCGCCTGGCCGAGGCCTCGCTGCTGCTGGTGACCCTCGACCAGCGCCTGTGCCACTCCCTGGCCCGGCCGCGGCGCGAGGCCGAGCCGCCAGTGGGTGGTGGCTCCGGGGACTCGTGTCGCGCACGGCGGCTCTACGTGAGCTTCCGCGAGGTGGGCTGGCACCGCTGGGTCATCGCGCCTCGCGGCTTCCTGGCCAACTACTGCCAGGGCAAGTGCGCTCTGCCCGCGGTGCTGTCTGAAGCTGGCGGGGCTCCCGCGCTGAACCACGCGGTGCTGCGCACGCTCATGCACGCGGCCGCCCCCGGCGCCGCCGGCCTGCCCTGCTGCGTGCCCGCGCGCCTGTCGCCCATCTCCGTGCTCTTCTTCGATAACAGCGACAACGTGGTGCTGCGGCGCTACGAAGACATGGCGGTGGACGAGTGCGGCTGTCGCtga
- the UPF1 gene encoding regulator of nonsense transcripts 1 isoform X2 — protein sequence MSVEAYGPSSQTLTFLDTEEAELLGADTQGSEFEFTDFTLPSQTQTPPGGPGGGGAGAPVGAGPGAAAGQLDAQVGGPEGILQNGAVDDSVAKTSQLLAELNFEEDEEDTYYTKDLPVHACSYCGIHDPACVVYCNTSKKWFCNGRGNTSGSHIVNHLVRAKCKEVTLHKDGPLGETVLECYNCGCRNVFLLGFIPAKADSVVVLLCRQPCASQSSLKDINWDSSQWQPLIQDRCFLSWLVKIPSEQEQLRARQITAQQINKLEELWKENPSATLEDLEKPGVDEEPQHVLLRYEDAYQYQNIFGPLVKLEADYDKKLKESQTQDNITVRWDLGLNKKRIAYFTLPKTDSDMRLMQGDEICLRYKGDLAPLWKGIGHVIKVPDNYGDEIAIELRSSVGAPVEVTHNFQVDFVWKSTSFDRMQSALKTFAVDETSVSGYIYHKLLGHEVEDVIIKCQLPKRFTAQGLPDLNHSQVYAVKTVLQRPLSLIQGPPGTGKTVTSATIVYHLARQGNGPVLVCAPSNIAVDQLTEKIHQTGLKVVRLCAKSREAIDSPVSFLALHNQIRNMDSMPELQKLQQLKDETGELSSADEKRYRALKRTAERELLMNADVICCTCVGAGDPRLAKMQFRSILIDESTQATEPECMVPVVLGAKQLILVGDHCQLGPVVMCKKAAKAGLSQSLFERLVVLGIRPIRLQVQYRMHPALSAFPSNIFYEGSLQNGVTAADRVKKGFDFQWPQPDKPMFFYVTQGQEEIASSGTSYLNRTEAANVEKITTKLLKAGAKPDQIGIITPYEGQRSYLVQYMQFSGSLHTKLYQEVEIASVDAFQGREKDFIILSCVRANEHQGIGFLNDPRRLNVALTRARYGVIIVGNPKALSKQPLWNHLLNYYKEQKVLVEGPLNNLRESLMQFSKPRKLVNTINPGARFMTTAMYDAREAIIPGSVYDRSSQGRPSNMYFQTHDQIGMISAGPSHVAAMNIPIPFNLVMPPMPPPGYFGQANGPAAGRGTPKGKTGRGGRQKNRFGLPGPSQTNLPNSQASQDVASQPFSQGALTQGYISMSQPSQMSQPGLSQPELSQDSYLGDEFKSQIDVALSQDSTYQGERAYQHGGVTGLSQY from the exons GTTGGTGGCCCTGAGGGCATCCTGCAGAACGGGGCCGTGGACGACAGCGTGGCCAAGACCAGCCAGTTGTTGGCCGAGTTGAACtttgaagaagatgaagaagataCCTATTACACAAAGGATCTCCCTGTACACGCCTGCAG TTACTGTGGAATACATGATCCTGCTTGCGTGGTTTACTGTAACACCAGCAAGAAGTGGTTCTGTAATGGACGTGGAAATACTTCTGGCAG ccacattgtaaatcaccttGTGAGGGCAAAATGCAAAGAGGTGACCCTGCACAAGGATGGGCCCCTAGGGGAGACGGTTCTGGAGTGTTACAACTGCGGCTGCCGCAACGTCTTCCTCCTCGGCTTCATCCCTGCCAAGGCTGACTCGGTTGTGGTGCTGCTGTGCAG GCAGCCCTGTGCCAGTCAGAGCAGCCTCAAGGACATCAACTGGGACAGCTCCCAGTGGCAGCCCCTGATCCAGGACCGGTGCTTCCTGTCCTGGCTGGTCAAGATCCCTTCTGAGCAGGAGCAGCTGCGGGCGCGGCAGATCACTGCCCAGCAGATCAACAAGCTGGAGGAGCTCTGGAAG GAGAACCCTTCTGCCACCTTGGAGGACCTGGAGAAGCCCGGAGTGGATGAGGAGCCGCAGCACGTCCTCTTGCGCTACGAGGACGCCTACCAGTACCAGAACATATTCGGGCCTCTGGTCAAGCTGGAGGCTGACTACGACAAGAAGCTGAAAGAGTCGCAG ACTCAAGATAACATCACGGTCAGGTGGGACCTGGGCCTTAACAAGAAGAGAATCGCCTACTTCACTTTGCCCAAGACTGACTCTG ACATGCGGCTCATGCAAGGGGATGAGATATGCCTGCGGTACAAAGGGGACCTGGCGCCCCTCTGGAAAGGGATCGGCCACGTCATCAAGGTCCCTGATA ATTATGGTGATGAGATTGCCATTGAGCTTCGGAGCAGTGTGGGTGCCCCTGTGGAGGTGACTCATAACTTCCAGGTGGATTTCGTGTGGAAGTCAACCTCATTTGACAG AATGCAGAGCGCACTGAAAACCTTTGCCGTGGACGAGACCTCCGTGTCGGGCTACATCTACCATAAACTGCTTGGCCACGAGGTGGAGGATGTGATCATCAAGTGCCAGCTGCCCAAGCGCTTCACGGCACAGGGGCTCCCTGACCTCAACCACTCTCAG GTTTACGCCGTGAAGACTGTGCTGCAGAGACCGCTGAGTCTGATCCAGGGCCCACCGGGCACAGGAAAGACCGTGACCTCAGCCACCATCGTCTACCACCTGGCTCGGCAAGGCAACGG GCCCGTGCTGGTCTGTGCTCCAAGCAACATAGCCGTGGATCAGCTGACTGAGAAGATCCACCAGACCGGGCTGAAAGTCGTGCGGCTCTGCGCCAAGAGCCGCGAGGCCATAGACTCCCCGGTGTCCTTCTTGGCCCTGCACAACCAGATCAGGAACATGGACAG CATGCCAGAGCTCCAGAAGCTGCAGCAGCTGAAGGATGAGACCGGGGAGCTGTCATCGGCGGACGAGAAGCGTTACAGAGCCCTGAAGCGCACTGCCGAGAGGGAGCTGCTCATG AACGCAGATGTCATCTGCTGCACGTGTGTGGGCGCAGGAGACCCGAGGCTCGCCAAGATGCAGTTCCGCTCCATTTTGATCGACGAAAGCACGCAGGCCACCGAGCCAGAGTGCATGGTGCCTGTGGTCCTTGGAGCCAAGCAG CTGATCCTCGTGGGTGACCACTGCCAGCTGGGCCCTGTGGTGATGTGCAAGAAGGCCGCCAAGGCCGGGCTGTCGCAGTCGCTCTTTGAGCGCCTGGTGGTGCTGGGCATCCGCCCCATCCGCCTCCAGGTCCAGTACCGGATGCACCCCGCGCTCAGCGCCTTCCCATCCAACATCTTCTACGAGGGCTCTCTCCAGAACGGCGTTACCGCAG CGGATCGTGTAAAGAAGGGGTTTGACTTTCAGTGGCCCCAACCGGATAAACCAATGTTCTTCTATGTGACCCAGGGCCAAGAGGAGATTGCCAGCTCGGGCACCTCCTACCTGAACAG GACGGAGGCTGCAAACGTGGAGAAGATCACCACGAAGCTGCTGAAGGCAGGCGCCAAGCCGGACCAGATCGGCATCATCACCCCCTACGAGGGCCAGCGCTCCTACCTGGTGCAGTACATGCAGTTCAGCGGCTCCCTGCACACCAAGCTCTACCAG GAGGTGGAGATTGCCAGTGTGGACGCGTTCCAGGGCCGCGAGAAGGACTTCATCATCCTCTCCTGTGTGCGGGCCAATGAGCACCAAGGCATTGGATTTTTGAATGACCCCAGGCGCCTCAACGTGGCCTTGACCAGAGCACG ATATGGGGTCATTATCGTGGGTAACCCGAAGGCCCTGTCCAAGCAGCCGTTGTGGAACCACCTGCTGAACTACTACAAGGAGCAGAAGGTGCTGGTGGAGGGACCCCTGAACAACCTGCGGGAGAGCCTCATGCAGTTCAGCAAGCCCAGGAAGCTGGTCAACACCATCAACCCG GGAGCCCGCTTCATGACGACAGCCATGTATGATGCCCGGGAGGCCATCATCCCAGGGTCGGTCTACGACCGGAGCAGCCAGG GCCGGCCCTCGAACATGTACTTCCAGACCCACGACCAGATCGGCATGATCAGTGCCGGCCCCAGCCACGTGGCTGCCATGAACATCCCCATTCCCTTCAACCTGGTCATGCCGCCCATGCCACCACCGGGGTATTTTGGACAAGCTAACGGGCCAGCCGCAG GCCGCGGCACCCCAAAAGGCAAGACTGGTCGTGGGGGGCGCCAGAAGAACCGCTTTGGGCTTCCTGGGCCCAGTCAGACGAACCTCCCCAACAGCCAGGCCAGCCAGGATGTGGCGTCCCAGCCCTTCTCCCAGGGCGCCCTGACCCAAGGCTACATCTCCATGAGCCAGCCCTCCCAGATGAGCCAGCCCGGCCTCTCCCAGCCTGAGCTGTCCCAG GACAGTTACCTTGGGGATGAGTTTAAGTCACAGATCGACGTGGCGCTGTCGCAAGACTCCACATACCAGGGCGAGCGGGCGTACCAGCACGGTGGAGTGACGGGGCTGTCCCAGTACTAG